A stretch of Gemmatimonas sp. DNA encodes these proteins:
- a CDS encoding MFS transporter: MFTLFLVVFLDLVGFGMIIPVFPFYAERIGVSPSAVIFFIGLYSAGQLLGAPLWGSLSDRIGRRPVLLFTLLANAVSTWLLAYADTGLTLALSRVVAGLAAGNISTAYAYTTDITTDATRPKALGLLGAAFGMGFILGPALGGLLAGGTDENAGSLARVAHAAAILSLAALVLTALRLPESLPPEKRRQPHAARQSPAVFLSRPALRGLLTATFVVISAVALMQSALALFSAERLGVGPRMLGWIYAFSGAISVAVQAGVIGRLTTRFGARRLAVAGVVLVAIGMAGIPPATSIPFLLVSLAVFSIGSALFNPSVGGLVAAAAQPHERGGVLGAYQAASSLGRVVGPVLGSGVASLAGLGAPFVLGAAICLGGLIFVARDTRQAKSETAAGS, encoded by the coding sequence GTGTTCACGCTCTTTCTCGTCGTCTTTCTCGATCTGGTCGGCTTCGGGATGATCATTCCCGTCTTTCCGTTCTATGCCGAACGGATCGGGGTGTCGCCCTCGGCGGTCATCTTCTTCATTGGCCTCTACTCGGCGGGGCAGCTGCTGGGCGCGCCTCTCTGGGGCAGCCTGTCCGACCGCATCGGCCGGCGTCCGGTGCTGCTGTTCACGCTGTTGGCCAATGCGGTGTCCACCTGGCTCCTCGCCTACGCGGACACCGGGCTCACGCTTGCCCTGTCGCGCGTGGTCGCCGGCCTGGCCGCCGGCAACATCTCCACCGCCTACGCCTACACCACCGACATCACCACCGACGCCACCCGGCCCAAGGCGCTGGGATTGCTCGGCGCCGCGTTCGGCATGGGCTTCATTCTGGGACCGGCACTGGGAGGGCTGCTCGCGGGCGGTACCGACGAGAACGCCGGGTCGCTGGCGCGGGTGGCCCACGCCGCCGCCATCCTCTCACTCGCGGCGCTGGTGCTGACGGCGCTGCGCCTGCCCGAGTCGCTGCCGCCGGAGAAACGCCGCCAGCCTCACGCGGCCCGGCAAAGCCCGGCCGTCTTCCTGTCGCGACCGGCGCTGCGCGGGCTGCTGACCGCCACCTTCGTCGTCATCTCGGCCGTGGCGCTCATGCAGAGTGCGTTGGCCCTCTTCTCCGCCGAGCGGCTGGGCGTGGGTCCGCGCATGCTGGGGTGGATCTACGCCTTCAGCGGTGCCATTTCCGTGGCCGTTCAGGCGGGGGTCATTGGCCGGCTCACCACCCGCTTCGGGGCGCGTCGCCTGGCCGTCGCGGGTGTGGTGCTGGTGGCCATCGGCATGGCTGGCATCCCGCCGGCCACCAGCATTCCCTTCCTGCTTGTCTCGCTGGCGGTGTTCAGTATCGGGTCGGCGCTCTTCAACCCCAGCGTCGGTGGCCTGGTGGCCGCCGCCGCCCAGCCGCACGAGCGGGGCGGGGTGCTGGGTGCCTATCAGGCCGCCTCGTCGCTCGGTCGCGTGGTGGGGCCGGTGCTTGGCAGCGGGGTCGCCAGCCTGGCCGGACTGGGGGCGCCCTTCGTGCTCGGCGCCGCCATCTGTCTGGGTGGCTTGATCTTTGTGGCCCGAGACACGCGACAGGCGAAATCCGAAACCGCAGCGGGATCCTGA
- a CDS encoding AMP-binding protein, with the protein MSLLGLLDRALIGRAESSALEFEDAAGRITTYTFGDLEGRSNALAQQLIARGVGRGNRLAFYLTNQPFIIELWLACIKLGVIVVPINVLYREREIAHIVHDAAPRAVISDAAHASLLPTAAAWWDVAELMRDAAGAATGRTPALCAMGLDAETPMALVYTSGTTGASKGAVLTHGNFAANGLALVHAWEITHADRYLAVLPLFHVHGLGNGVHAWLLSGCHMKLVERFEHDTAASWFASYRPTLFFGVPTMYVRLLEQPVSVARTIGESMRLFVSGSAPLPAPVLTAFAERFGHVILERYGMTETLMNVSNPYRGERRPGTVGLPLGLTAVRIVDDALQDVPNGTSGELLVRGPNVCRGYWNRPDADAAAFVHGWFRTGDVGVRSADGYITLEGRRSDLIISGGFNIYPREIEELLAELPGIAEAAVVGVPDAVRGEVPVAYVVCGDDVQLEVIAGEVRRQLASFKVPRGFVRVDALPRTALGKVQRHLLPPWRPH; encoded by the coding sequence ATGTCATTGCTGGGACTCCTTGACCGTGCGCTGATCGGGCGCGCCGAGTCGTCGGCGCTCGAATTCGAAGACGCCGCGGGGCGCATCACGACGTACACGTTCGGCGATCTCGAGGGTCGCAGCAATGCCCTGGCGCAGCAGCTCATCGCGCGTGGCGTGGGGCGCGGGAATCGGCTGGCGTTCTATCTCACGAACCAGCCATTCATCATCGAGCTGTGGCTGGCCTGCATCAAGCTGGGCGTCATCGTGGTGCCGATCAATGTGCTGTACCGCGAGCGCGAGATCGCCCACATCGTGCACGACGCGGCGCCACGTGCCGTGATCAGCGACGCCGCGCACGCCTCGCTGCTGCCGACCGCGGCGGCGTGGTGGGACGTGGCGGAGCTCATGCGGGACGCGGCCGGCGCCGCGACCGGGCGCACGCCGGCGTTGTGTGCGATGGGTCTCGATGCCGAGACCCCCATGGCGCTGGTGTACACCTCGGGGACCACCGGTGCCTCGAAAGGCGCGGTGCTCACGCACGGCAACTTCGCGGCCAATGGTCTGGCGCTGGTGCACGCGTGGGAAATCACGCACGCCGATCGTTACCTGGCGGTGCTGCCGCTGTTTCATGTGCACGGTCTCGGAAACGGGGTGCACGCCTGGCTGCTGAGCGGCTGCCACATGAAGCTCGTGGAGCGTTTCGAGCACGACACGGCGGCCTCCTGGTTCGCGTCCTACCGCCCCACGCTCTTCTTCGGCGTGCCCACCATGTACGTGCGCCTGCTCGAGCAGCCGGTCTCGGTGGCGCGCACCATTGGTGAATCCATGCGCCTGTTCGTGTCCGGGTCGGCACCGCTGCCGGCGCCGGTGCTGACCGCGTTCGCGGAACGATTCGGGCATGTGATTCTCGAACGGTACGGCATGACCGAAACGCTCATGAACGTGAGCAACCCGTACCGGGGCGAGCGCCGACCCGGCACGGTCGGGCTGCCGCTGGGGCTCACCGCCGTGCGCATCGTGGATGATGCGCTGCAGGATGTGCCCAACGGCACGAGCGGTGAACTGCTGGTGCGCGGCCCGAACGTGTGCCGTGGCTACTGGAACCGCCCCGATGCCGATGCTGCCGCCTTTGTGCACGGATGGTTTCGCACGGGCGATGTGGGGGTGCGCAGCGCCGACGGGTACATCACGCTGGAAGGTCGTCGCAGTGATCTCATCATTTCCGGCGGCTTCAACATCTATCCGCGGGAAATCGAGGAGCTGCTGGCGGAACTGCCGGGCATTGCCGAAGCCGCCGTGGTGGGCGTGCCGGATGCCGTACGCGGGGAGGTGCCGGTGGCGTATGTCGTGTGTGGTGATGATGTGCAGCTGGAGGTGATCGCCGGCGAGGTGCGCCGTCAGCTGGCGTCGTTCAAGGTGCCGCGCGGCTTCGTGCGCGTGGACGCGCTGCCACGCACGGCGTTGGGCAAGGTGCAGCGGCATCTGCTGCCTCCGTGGCGCCCCCACTGA
- a CDS encoding SLC13 family permease, translating into MSAAALSLFALLLVVAVSLTSRLNVGVLAVALAWGVGVFAAGMKVEQVMTLFPSSLFLTLLGVTLLFGVAQANGSMAAITHAGLRLLHGHAAWLPLLLFVLAGVISTSGPGAIATVALLAPLGMGMAHRARVPMLLAVLMIGNGANAGNLSPISAIGVLVLSLMEQTGLGGHAAAVFLANFTAHALVALVAWALFGGPALRHAPVMDDGLMTPMPFARQHVITLAVGATWVAAVLLLKLPPGLTAFAAAALLVLLGVGDDSAMLRQVPWAVITMVCGVSVLIGVLEKTGGMDLFTTLLSQLATPGTVNGVIGGVTGLISTYSSTSGVVYPAFIPAIPGLVAKLGGGNPLEIALSVNVGAALVDVSPLSTIGGLCIAAAPEGCDVRRLFRQLLLWGFAMSVVGALFCQTVVPLFVP; encoded by the coding sequence GTGAGCGCGGCCGCGCTCTCGCTGTTCGCGCTGCTGCTGGTGGTGGCCGTGAGCCTCACCTCGCGGCTGAACGTGGGCGTGCTGGCCGTGGCGCTGGCCTGGGGCGTGGGCGTGTTCGCGGCCGGCATGAAGGTGGAACAGGTCATGACGCTGTTCCCTTCGTCGCTCTTTCTCACGCTGCTTGGGGTCACGCTGCTCTTCGGCGTGGCGCAGGCCAACGGCAGCATGGCGGCCATCACGCACGCCGGGTTGCGGCTGCTGCACGGCCATGCGGCATGGTTGCCGCTGCTGCTGTTCGTGCTGGCCGGAGTGATCAGCACGTCGGGGCCCGGGGCCATTGCCACGGTGGCGTTGCTTGCGCCGCTGGGGATGGGGATGGCGCACCGCGCGCGCGTGCCGATGCTGCTGGCCGTGCTCATGATCGGCAACGGCGCCAACGCCGGCAATCTCTCGCCGATCAGTGCCATCGGTGTGCTCGTGCTGTCGCTCATGGAGCAGACGGGGCTCGGCGGTCATGCGGCCGCGGTCTTCCTGGCCAACTTCACCGCCCACGCGCTCGTCGCGCTGGTCGCGTGGGCGCTCTTTGGCGGGCCGGCGCTGCGTCACGCGCCGGTGATGGACGATGGGCTCATGACGCCCATGCCCTTTGCGCGGCAGCATGTGATCACCCTGGCCGTCGGTGCGACGTGGGTGGCGGCCGTGCTGCTGCTCAAGTTGCCCCCCGGGCTCACCGCCTTTGCTGCCGCGGCGCTGCTCGTGCTGCTGGGGGTCGGCGACGACAGCGCCATGCTCAGGCAGGTCCCGTGGGCGGTGATCACCATGGTGTGCGGGGTGAGCGTGCTCATTGGCGTGCTGGAGAAGACGGGGGGCATGGATCTCTTCACGACCCTGCTGTCGCAGCTGGCCACTCCGGGGACGGTGAACGGGGTCATTGGCGGAGTGACGGGGCTCATCTCCACGTACAGCTCCACCTCGGGGGTGGTGTACCCGGCCTTCATTCCTGCCATTCCAGGGCTCGTGGCAAAACTTGGCGGTGGCAATCCCCTCGAGATCGCTCTCAGTGTGAACGTGGGCGCCGCGCTGGTGGATGTCTCCCCGCTCTCCACGATTGGCGGGTTGTGCATCGCCGCCGCGCCCGAGGGGTGCGATGTCCGGCGGCTGTTTCGGCAGCTCCTGCTCTGGGGCTTCGCCATGAGCGTGGTGGGAGCGCTCTTCTGTCAGACCGTGGTTCCACTGTTCGTGCCGTAA
- a CDS encoding WYL domain-containing protein, translating to MSASDKVHRWLDLLASLLSRHYPVAIADLRRDVPGYADDSVQEESLLRTFERDKGELRELGVVIDTILDEHGVGRYQLRKQDFYLPLLLVCEALLPAETEVREQPRRGRAPGTTGLPTLVLTPDECHALRRAAARIVALGHPELATDATRAMRKLQFDLEDFVAELPAATVLRVDGDVFDVLTESVALRKRLTFQYHSMERNETSTRTVEPYGLVFLTGHWYLVAFDPTANGMRQFRVSRIRQAVMASRPQHPDFAVPATFDLSTYAASRRAWELGSGEQERIIVAFRGDSGLVAQGSQLGDDAPEWPGQMPGALPSADTLWRAFSVRRRDPFLRWLLSFAGEARPVAPPTVVAAWRELLAATRAAQLDAPRIAPPHTATEVA from the coding sequence ATGTCCGCCTCCGACAAAGTGCACCGCTGGCTCGACCTGCTGGCGTCGCTGCTTTCACGCCATTATCCCGTGGCCATTGCCGACTTGCGCCGGGATGTGCCGGGGTACGCCGACGACTCCGTGCAGGAGGAGAGCCTGCTGCGCACCTTCGAGCGCGACAAGGGGGAGCTGCGCGAGCTCGGCGTGGTGATCGATACCATCCTCGATGAGCACGGCGTGGGGCGTTACCAGCTGCGCAAGCAGGACTTCTACCTGCCGTTGCTGCTGGTGTGCGAAGCGCTGCTTCCCGCTGAAACCGAGGTGCGGGAGCAGCCGCGACGGGGGCGGGCTCCCGGCACGACCGGCTTGCCAACACTCGTCCTCACCCCCGACGAGTGTCATGCGCTGCGGCGGGCGGCGGCGCGCATCGTGGCACTGGGTCACCCCGAGCTGGCCACCGACGCCACGCGCGCCATGCGCAAGCTGCAGTTCGACCTCGAGGACTTCGTGGCCGAGCTGCCGGCGGCGACGGTGTTGCGCGTGGATGGCGACGTCTTCGACGTGCTCACGGAGTCGGTGGCCCTGCGCAAGCGGCTCACGTTTCAATACCACAGCATGGAGCGCAACGAAACGTCCACGCGCACAGTGGAGCCGTACGGGCTCGTCTTCCTCACCGGCCATTGGTATCTCGTGGCGTTCGATCCGACCGCCAACGGCATGCGGCAGTTTCGCGTGAGCCGCATACGTCAGGCGGTCATGGCGTCACGACCACAGCACCCCGACTTCGCCGTGCCCGCCACCTTCGACCTGTCCACGTACGCCGCCTCGCGGCGCGCGTGGGAGTTGGGCAGTGGCGAGCAGGAACGCATCATCGTGGCGTTCCGGGGCGACTCGGGGCTGGTGGCGCAGGGGAGTCAGTTGGGTGACGACGCCCCCGAGTGGCCGGGCCAGATGCCGGGTGCCCTGCCCTCGGCCGACACGCTGTGGCGTGCCTTCAGCGTGCGGCGCCGTGATCCGTTCCTGCGGTGGCTGCTGTCCTTTGCCGGCGAGGCTCGACCCGTGGCACCGCCCACCGTGGTGGCCGCGTGGCGCGAGCTCCTGGCCGCCACGCGCGCGGCCCAGCTGGACGCACCGCGCATCGCGCCGCCGCACACGGCCACGGAGGTCGCGTGA
- a CDS encoding WYL domain-containing protein has product MIRADERLQRLLMAFPLMADEPRLTLEELAQRVGTEAKVLTRDFASLERWDTPAGWVDTVQVFIQGSQASMHSSHFRRPQKLNRPEMLALDLGLSMLQRELPVDEQAVITQARAHLQALTVRRATSGAEGQRREGTVQAEGAPEPQLAMLAILQTAFEARRVVQLEYQRPTDAQPGTRRVRPYALVRADANVYMVAWCERAEGLRVFRLDRVTGAVATPDVYPVPDDFSLAQVLQQGHVFARDERPEETLVVRYSPQVARWVAERTALTVAADGTLDVSYPLADDAWAVRHVLQYGPDAIVLSPASLRDRVVAVLDELLGT; this is encoded by the coding sequence GTGATTCGCGCCGACGAACGGTTGCAGCGGTTGCTCATGGCCTTTCCGCTCATGGCCGACGAACCTCGGCTCACGCTGGAGGAGCTGGCCCAGCGGGTGGGTACCGAGGCCAAGGTGCTTACCAGGGACTTCGCGTCGCTCGAACGGTGGGATACGCCCGCCGGCTGGGTGGACACCGTGCAGGTGTTCATCCAGGGGAGCCAGGCGTCCATGCACTCGTCGCATTTTCGCCGTCCGCAAAAGCTCAACCGCCCCGAGATGCTCGCCCTCGACCTCGGGCTGAGCATGCTGCAGCGCGAGCTGCCGGTGGATGAGCAGGCGGTCATCACGCAGGCGCGCGCGCATCTGCAGGCGCTGACGGTGCGTCGCGCTACCAGCGGTGCCGAAGGACAGCGGCGCGAGGGGACCGTGCAGGCAGAGGGGGCGCCGGAGCCGCAGCTCGCGATGCTGGCCATCCTGCAGACGGCGTTCGAAGCACGCCGCGTGGTGCAGCTGGAGTACCAGCGCCCCACCGATGCCCAACCGGGCACGCGGCGTGTGCGCCCGTATGCGCTTGTGCGCGCCGACGCCAATGTGTACATGGTTGCGTGGTGCGAGCGCGCCGAGGGGTTGCGGGTGTTCCGCCTCGATCGCGTCACCGGCGCGGTGGCTACGCCCGACGTGTACCCTGTGCCCGACGATTTCTCGCTCGCGCAGGTGCTGCAGCAGGGGCATGTCTTCGCGCGCGATGAGCGGCCGGAGGAAACGCTCGTGGTACGCTACTCGCCGCAGGTCGCGCGGTGGGTAGCCGAGCGCACCGCACTCACCGTGGCTGCCGACGGGACACTCGACGTCTCGTATCCGCTTGCCGACGACGCGTGGGCGGTGCGGCACGTGCTGCAGTACGGGCCGGACGCCATCGTCCTGTCGCCGGCGAGTCTTCGCGACCGGGTGGTGGCGGTCCTCGACGAGCTGCTCGGCACGTAA
- a CDS encoding phage holin family protein — protein MHLLLRLLINAVALWCAAKFVDGIRYTGNTTGLLGLSLVFGLMNAFIRPVLQFFSLPVLILTLGLFALVLNATMLLITSAVATRLDIPFHVDGFGPALVGALLVSIVATVLGWVLIPSERDDD, from the coding sequence ATGCATTTGCTGCTGCGCCTCCTCATCAACGCCGTTGCCCTCTGGTGCGCGGCGAAGTTCGTGGACGGAATTCGCTACACCGGCAACACGACCGGACTGCTGGGGCTGTCGCTCGTGTTCGGTCTCATGAACGCCTTCATCCGGCCGGTGCTCCAGTTCTTCTCCCTCCCGGTGCTCATCCTCACGCTCGGCCTGTTCGCGCTGGTGCTCAATGCCACCATGCTGCTCATCACCAGCGCCGTGGCCACCCGCCTTGACATTCCCTTCCACGTGGACGGCTTTGGCCCCGCGCTCGTTGGCGCGCTGCTGGTGAGCATCGTGGCCACGGTGCTTGGGTGGGTGCTCATTCCCAGCGAGCGCGACGACGACTGA
- a CDS encoding phospholipase D-like domain-containing protein, which translates to MTSSTDLHVSSRPSDAPSRAVRAWRAYGVARGLPDGVRDPGFRALVQQIDGSPVHVSPPVRLLPDGEEAFARMRQAIAGAREEVLVETYILRDDRLGVSVQQALIDAVGRGVRVCVLADAMGSLATRDDFWSTLEGGGVVVRQFHRFWHHPFDALRRDHRKLLVIDRTVGFTGGMNIGEEYGSSIRRRHDAWRDTFVELRGSVVGELAAVFAEGWDRARGPVLPGLEYVSWSEGAAHTPAYAQRVRHSSPSAVRALQARLQSEWQQRLGKRRDRRRGRRVRRNAEAAASDMPGVVVLDPRPGRGQQEMLTVLVALAGAARERLWITTPYFAPPARALTLLASAAQRGVDVRLLLPSERTDVALVRHAAHGAYQMLLDRGVRIFEYQRATLHAKTLVVDGYASLVGSSNLDFRSFWLNAECNVLLFDDVCGAAMERIFGADLEGSVEITSAAWRTRSWQHRVLDRVARALRWAL; encoded by the coding sequence GTGACCTCCAGTACCGACCTTCACGTGTCGTCGCGGCCGAGCGACGCGCCATCGCGGGCCGTGCGCGCCTGGCGCGCCTATGGCGTGGCGCGCGGGCTCCCCGACGGGGTACGCGACCCCGGCTTTCGCGCGCTGGTGCAGCAGATCGATGGCAGTCCCGTGCATGTGTCCCCTCCGGTGCGCCTGCTGCCCGACGGCGAGGAGGCCTTCGCGCGCATGCGGCAGGCCATAGCCGGCGCTCGCGAGGAAGTGCTGGTGGAGACATACATTCTGCGCGACGATCGTCTGGGGGTGAGCGTGCAGCAGGCGCTCATCGACGCGGTCGGCCGTGGTGTGCGCGTGTGCGTGCTGGCCGACGCCATGGGGTCACTGGCCACGCGTGACGACTTCTGGTCGACACTCGAAGGTGGCGGGGTGGTCGTGCGCCAGTTCCATCGCTTCTGGCATCATCCGTTCGACGCGTTGCGGCGTGATCATCGCAAGCTGCTGGTGATCGACCGCACGGTGGGGTTCACCGGGGGCATGAACATCGGCGAGGAATACGGCTCGAGCATCAGGCGGCGGCACGACGCGTGGCGTGACACGTTCGTGGAGTTGCGCGGGTCGGTGGTGGGGGAGCTGGCGGCGGTCTTTGCCGAGGGGTGGGATCGCGCGCGGGGGCCGGTGCTGCCTGGCCTTGAGTATGTGAGCTGGAGCGAGGGCGCAGCCCATACGCCGGCGTACGCGCAGCGGGTGCGGCATTCGTCGCCATCGGCGGTGCGGGCGCTGCAGGCGCGGTTGCAGTCGGAATGGCAGCAGCGGCTGGGCAAGCGACGGGACCGGCGTCGCGGCCGTCGTGTACGCCGCAACGCCGAGGCGGCAGCCAGTGACATGCCCGGTGTGGTGGTGCTCGACCCGCGGCCGGGGCGGGGCCAACAGGAGATGCTGACGGTCCTCGTGGCACTGGCGGGGGCGGCACGCGAGCGCCTGTGGATTACCACGCCGTACTTCGCGCCCCCTGCCCGCGCGCTCACGCTGCTCGCCTCGGCGGCGCAGCGCGGCGTGGATGTGCGCCTGTTGCTGCCCAGCGAGCGTACCGACGTGGCGCTCGTGCGGCACGCCGCGCACGGCGCGTATCAGATGCTGCTGGACCGCGGCGTGCGGATCTTCGAGTACCAGCGGGCCACCCTGCATGCCAAGACACTGGTGGTCGATGGCTACGCGAGTCTGGTCGGCTCCTCGAACCTCGACTTCCGCTCTTTCTGGCTGAACGCCGAATGCAACGTCCTGCTGTTCGACGACGTCTGCGGCGCCGCCATGGAACGCATCTTCGGTGCGGACCTCGAGGGGAGCGTGGAGATCACCTCGGCGGCGTGGCGCACGCGGAGCTGGCAGCATCGGGTGCTGGACCGCGTGGCGCGGGCGCTGCGCTGGGCGCTGTAG
- a CDS encoding universal stress protein, whose protein sequence is MSAIAHIPLSSPSRVPSVMGGLVLVATDGNTVSHEAVFNAARLAASGFGGSIEVIGVCEPMPGVAAGMDVLPVPAELDEARRGTMLDDLRRSVNIAAAGDPSWPIHVLVGSPARTLASEAERRAAALLVMGIGRHNPLDRLFGTETTLATLRESRVPILAVGPNFPAAPAHAVVGLDFSTASVQAAHLALRLLAPGGRLTLVHVRPRFEHPSADWQAWDAEYGRTLPPLFEQVSAQLEVPAGITVDTVAVRGDPAPALLAFAQQANADLVAVGTQRHSFFERLVVGSVATRVLRTSRVGVLAVPAKAPEN, encoded by the coding sequence ATGTCCGCTATCGCTCACATCCCCTTGAGTTCCCCAAGCCGAGTCCCGTCGGTAATGGGCGGCCTGGTGCTGGTCGCCACCGACGGCAACACGGTATCACACGAAGCCGTGTTCAACGCCGCGCGCCTGGCTGCGTCGGGATTCGGCGGCTCGATCGAGGTGATCGGTGTCTGTGAGCCGATGCCGGGTGTGGCGGCGGGCATGGACGTGCTGCCGGTGCCGGCGGAGCTCGACGAAGCGCGGCGCGGCACGATGCTCGACGACCTGCGTCGGTCGGTGAACATCGCGGCGGCCGGTGACCCGTCGTGGCCCATTCATGTGCTGGTCGGTTCGCCCGCCCGCACGCTGGCGTCGGAAGCCGAGCGGCGAGCTGCGGCGCTCCTCGTCATGGGCATTGGGCGACACAACCCGCTCGATCGCCTGTTCGGCACCGAAACCACGCTGGCCACGTTGCGGGAATCGCGCGTGCCCATTCTGGCGGTCGGTCCCAACTTCCCGGCGGCTCCCGCGCATGCGGTGGTGGGACTCGACTTCAGCACCGCCAGTGTCCAGGCCGCGCATCTGGCGCTGCGCCTGCTGGCGCCGGGCGGACGACTCACTCTGGTGCATGTGCGCCCCCGCTTCGAACACCCGAGCGCGGATTGGCAAGCCTGGGACGCGGAGTACGGCCGTACGCTGCCTCCGCTGTTCGAGCAGGTCAGCGCGCAGCTCGAGGTGCCGGCGGGGATCACGGTGGACACGGTGGCGGTGCGCGGCGACCCGGCGCCGGCGCTGCTGGCCTTCGCCCAGCAGGCGAACGCCGATCTCGTGGCCGTGGGCACACAGCGCCACTCGTTCTTCGAACGCCTCGTGGTGGGATCGGTGGCGACCCGCGTGTTGCGGACCTCGCGCGTGGGTGTGCTGGCGGTGCCGGCGAAAGCGCCGGAAAACTAG